A genome region from Rhodohalobacter mucosus includes the following:
- a CDS encoding DUF6090 family protein has product MITLFRRIRQKLIDSGSFTKYLLYAIGEILLVVIGILIALQVNNWNIYRLERAEERQILVNLRTEFDQAITQLNYLNGLRDNSLSSADSLISLSNANGPFVEDTLDSLLMWQSYTPTFNDPTGSLSSLISSNKINLISDNELKLELLSWPRESEDMIEDETRAVIIHDDLFRPFTHKYISMANMIEKYQMPDNRFGLVDEEMVGLVPSRYVQSDYQSLLRNPEFINTLHTKVIFANLSKNESINLISKAEGIIDMINQTLDE; this is encoded by the coding sequence ATGATTACCCTCTTCCGCCGTATCCGCCAGAAACTGATCGATTCGGGATCCTTTACAAAGTATCTGCTCTATGCCATCGGCGAAATCCTGCTGGTCGTGATCGGGATTCTTATCGCCCTGCAGGTGAACAACTGGAACATCTACAGACTGGAACGAGCAGAAGAGCGTCAGATCCTGGTGAATCTTCGTACTGAATTTGATCAGGCTATTACACAATTAAACTATCTGAATGGTCTCAGGGATAATTCCTTATCATCCGCGGATTCCCTGATTTCCCTGTCGAATGCAAATGGCCCGTTTGTCGAGGATACGCTGGATAGCTTATTAATGTGGCAATCCTATACACCTACGTTTAATGATCCGACCGGCAGCCTGAGTTCTCTAATTTCATCCAATAAAATTAACTTGATTTCCGACAATGAGCTAAAGCTTGAATTACTTTCCTGGCCCAGAGAGTCAGAAGATATGATTGAAGATGAAACGCGCGCTGTTATAATACATGATGATTTATTTCGGCCATTTACCCATAAATACATATCAATGGCAAATATGATTGAAAAGTATCAAATGCCGGATAACCGGTTTGGCCTGGTAGATGAGGAGATGGTAGGATTGGTTCCTTCCAGGTACGTACAAAGTGATTACCAGTCATTGCTTCGCAATCCCGAATTCATCAATACTCTGCATACGAAGGTCATATTTGCGAATTTGTCGAAGAATGAATCCATTAATTTGATCTCCAAAGCGGAAGGAATCATTGATATGATCAACCAGACTTTAGATGAGTAA
- a CDS encoding YybH family protein → MKEPLEGLSLYFQKRHVFIAAFCWIFINPVSAENILAQSSEQQIRAVREASNAALKALDEEANSEFLTDDVLITTGNGTLISGKDKLRDYIADASDAQPMYWVRTPDEIIVNDVRGLAWEAGVWHGYHADDINGETSVFHGNYAAQWIRKSGEWKIQSQLFVTLN, encoded by the coding sequence GTGAAAGAACCATTGGAGGGCTTATCATTGTATTTCCAAAAACGACATGTCTTCATAGCTGCTTTTTGTTGGATTTTCATTAACCCGGTATCCGCTGAGAATATTTTAGCCCAGTCGAGTGAACAACAGATCCGTGCTGTTCGCGAAGCATCCAATGCCGCATTGAAAGCGCTCGATGAAGAAGCAAACTCCGAATTTCTGACCGACGACGTTCTGATTACCACCGGCAACGGAACCCTGATATCCGGAAAAGATAAACTCAGGGACTATATTGCAGACGCATCAGATGCACAGCCGATGTATTGGGTCCGCACACCGGATGAGATTATTGTAAATGATGTACGTGGTCTGGCATGGGAGGCAGGTGTATGGCATGGATATCACGCAGATGACATTAACGGGGAAACCTCCGTATTTCACGGCAACTACGCAGCTCAGTGGATTCGTAAATCGGGTGAATGGAAAATCCAGTCGCAGCTTTTTGTCACGCTGAATTAG
- a CDS encoding DUF6090 family protein produces MVTLFRRIREKLVQSGSLTKYLLYATGEILLVVVGILIALQVNNWNENRKTATEEQTLLAQLLEDLEFARIQSQQFIQLEKQNIDRLRLALGGEESLVRISQLPNRELFFFEVLWNLSHDIPVIVSYADLKNSGNT; encoded by the coding sequence ATGGTTACCCTCTTTCGCCGCATCCGTGAAAAGCTGGTTCAGTCCGGATCTCTTACCAAATACCTGCTTTACGCCACCGGCGAGATCCTTCTTGTTGTGGTCGGAATCCTCATCGCCTTGCAGGTAAACAACTGGAATGAAAACAGAAAAACGGCCACGGAGGAGCAGACCCTTCTGGCACAGCTCCTCGAGGACCTGGAGTTCGCCAGGATTCAGTCGCAGCAGTTTATACAACTGGAGAAACAGAACATCGACAGGCTACGGCTGGCTCTCGGAGGCGAAGAGTCCCTTGTCCGGATCTCTCAGCTCCCGAATCGGGAGCTCTTTTTTTTCGAAGTACTCTGGAACCTTTCACACGACATTCCGGTCATCGTTTCGTACGCAGACCTGAAAAATTCTGGGAATACCTGA
- the gdhA gene encoding NADP-specific glutamate dehydrogenase: MYTKDDFMNRIREMNPAETEYHQAVEEVMNHVIPFVNDNPDYGKAAILERICEPDRIISFRVTWMDDDKNVHVNRAWRVQFNNAIGPYKGGLRFHPTVNQGILKFLGFEQCFKNALTTLPMGGAKGGSNFDPKGKSNEEVFRFCQSFMAELHRHIGDERDIPAGDIGVGDREISYLFGNYKKINNIFEGTLTGKGVSFGGSPIRTEATGYGLVYFAQDMLNHHDNSMEGKTVLISGSGNVALYAAEKAIQSGLKVLTMSDSSGTIYDKDGITEEKLAYIKELKKVKRGRIHEYTDEYSCEYFDGGKPWHIPADLAFPCATENELNADDAQNLIDNGLMLLAEGANMPCTNEAVHLLKNADVLYGPGKASNAGGVSVSGLEISQNRQRMKWTAEKVDEKLYSIMKDIHEKCVEYGDNGNGIIDYSKGANIAGFVKLADAMLAYGPI; this comes from the coding sequence ATGTATACAAAAGATGACTTTATGAACCGGATCAGAGAAATGAATCCGGCTGAAACCGAGTATCATCAGGCTGTTGAAGAGGTTATGAATCATGTAATTCCTTTTGTGAATGACAATCCCGATTACGGTAAAGCGGCTATTCTCGAACGTATTTGCGAACCCGACCGTATTATCAGTTTCCGTGTAACGTGGATGGATGACGATAAAAATGTTCATGTAAACCGCGCGTGGAGAGTACAGTTCAACAATGCCATCGGCCCTTACAAAGGCGGTCTGCGGTTTCATCCAACGGTAAATCAGGGCATCCTGAAATTTCTTGGATTTGAACAGTGCTTTAAAAATGCTCTCACAACACTTCCCATGGGCGGCGCCAAGGGCGGCTCCAATTTTGATCCCAAAGGGAAAAGCAATGAAGAGGTATTTCGGTTTTGTCAGAGTTTTATGGCGGAGCTGCATCGCCACATTGGAGATGAACGCGACATCCCTGCAGGCGATATAGGGGTTGGCGACAGGGAAATCAGCTACCTTTTCGGTAATTACAAAAAGATCAATAACATATTTGAGGGAACGCTTACCGGTAAAGGTGTCAGTTTCGGAGGGTCACCAATTCGTACGGAAGCGACAGGCTATGGACTGGTCTACTTTGCCCAGGATATGCTGAACCATCACGACAATTCGATGGAGGGAAAAACCGTGCTGATCTCAGGCTCGGGCAATGTAGCCCTTTATGCCGCTGAAAAGGCTATTCAGTCAGGTTTGAAAGTCCTGACCATGTCCGATTCATCCGGAACCATCTACGACAAAGATGGCATCACTGAAGAAAAACTGGCCTACATCAAAGAGCTGAAGAAGGTGAAAAGAGGCCGCATTCATGAATATACCGATGAATACAGCTGTGAATATTTTGACGGAGGCAAGCCCTGGCATATTCCGGCTGACCTCGCGTTTCCATGTGCAACGGAAAATGAGCTCAATGCAGACGATGCACAAAATCTTATTGACAACGGTTTGATGCTGCTGGCCGAAGGCGCGAATATGCCCTGCACCAATGAGGCCGTTCACCTCCTGAAAAATGCAGATGTACTGTACGGTCCCGGCAAAGCCTCCAATGCGGGTGGTGTGTCGGTGTCCGGGCTTGAAATCTCGCAGAACCGGCAGCGCATGAAATGGACCGCCGAAAAAGTAGATGAAAAACTGTACAGCATTATGAAAGACATTCATGAGAAATGCGTAGAATACGGTGATAACGGAAACGGCATTATAGACTACTCCAAAGGCGCCAATATCGCCGGTTTTGTGAAACTGGCGGATGCAATGCTGGCTTATGGACCCATCTGA
- a CDS encoding DUF6090 family protein: MITLFRRIRQKLIDSGSVPKYLLYATGEILLVVIGILIALQVNNWNEDRILQNELNSYLTKKMDNLYEDQRKLQDLREYREEASALCANVLESGVLNIPGIELVDTVLLITVERRFISSVQNEQSAESNSYFNNIKEAQIVDLETEYQNLINLITFDETRLNNFSENMEADLWRNGFFNDNRELFIYVENAIGDPEDIVISDATGLKSLEAILRRNEITNLRLADRYSDALNLNQLLVAAIENYLNSQ, from the coding sequence ATGATAACTCTCTTCCGACGCATCCGCCAGAAACTGATTGACTCGGGCTCTGTACCAAAATATTTGCTTTATGCTACCGGCGAGATCCTTCTGGTAGTAATCGGCATCCTGATCGCACTGCAGGTAAATAACTGGAATGAGGATAGAATTCTGCAAAATGAGCTGAATAGCTATCTGACTAAGAAAATGGATAATCTTTATGAAGACCAAAGAAAGCTTCAGGATCTTCGTGAGTATCGGGAAGAGGCAAGTGCTCTGTGTGCAAACGTTCTGGAATCAGGAGTATTGAATATTCCAGGCATTGAGCTGGTTGATACCGTGCTCTTAATAACCGTTGAACGCAGATTCATCTCTTCAGTTCAAAACGAGCAGTCAGCAGAATCCAATAGTTATTTTAATAACATCAAAGAAGCACAGATTGTTGATCTCGAGACAGAATATCAGAACTTGATTAACCTGATTACCTTTGATGAAACCAGGTTAAATAATTTCAGTGAAAATATGGAAGCAGACTTATGGAGAAATGGTTTCTTTAATGACAATCGTGAGCTGTTCATCTATGTTGAAAATGCCATCGGAGACCCTGAGGATATCGTAATTTCTGATGCGACTGGTTTGAAATCGCTGGAAGCAATTCTGAGAAGAAACGAGATTACAAATTTGAGGTTAGCCGATCGCTACTCTGATGCACTCAATCTGAATCAATTGCTGGTAGCTGCCATTGAGAATTATCTGAATAGTCAATAA
- a CDS encoding DUF6090 family protein codes for MISLFRRIRQKLIGDWNVRRYLLYAIGEILLVVIGILIALQVNNWNEHRKSLDKERYYLNSIKASIELSQDELNRVIHDAESIVNSADTLFIILSYELQDQYEPLFIDSLLFNVRDYSLISLNDGGIQEILNTGSMDIIQDEEIRVILASWNERIHQIRKFEDETLYSSRRYSEYISKYFDISRYLIYDDSVSGIIPEKREDFLTDPVLVNHLSEIWNNNMVMGDIYKQEKADLDSLNTLIDEYLQD; via the coding sequence ATGATCTCCTTATTTCGACGCATCCGGCAGAAACTGATTGGTGACTGGAATGTTCGCCGATATCTCCTCTACGCCATCGGGGAAATTCTCTTGGTCGTAATTGGAATCCTTATAGCCCTGCAGGTGAACAACTGGAATGAACACCGGAAAAGCCTCGACAAAGAACGGTACTACCTGAACAGCATCAAGGCCAGTATCGAGCTCTCGCAGGACGAACTGAACCGCGTTATTCATGATGCAGAATCGATTGTAAACAGTGCTGACACCCTTTTTATTATTCTTTCTTATGAACTGCAAGATCAGTATGAGCCTCTTTTTATCGACTCGCTTCTTTTCAATGTCAGAGACTACAGCCTTATCTCTTTAAACGACGGAGGAATTCAGGAAATACTGAATACCGGATCGATGGATATTATACAGGATGAAGAGATCCGGGTCATTCTTGCATCATGGAATGAACGAATTCATCAAATCAGAAAATTCGAAGACGAAACGCTATACTCCTCACGCAGATATAGTGAATACATATCAAAATATTTTGATATATCCAGATACCTAATCTACGATGATTCGGTAAGTGGCATTATCCCCGAAAAACGAGAAGATTTTCTTACGGATCCGGTACTTGTCAATCATTTAAGCGAAATCTGGAATAACAATATGGTAATGGGTGACATTTATAAGCAGGAAAAAGCGGATCTGGACTCGTTGAATACCCTTATTGATGAATACTTGCAGGATTGA
- a CDS encoding DUF6090 family protein, with protein sequence MEQNKARTYLLYAIGEILLVVIGILIAIQINTAFDNRAKAEKHQRLVNDLYSEYAENLDQLNTVIYYHQLVYDSGLRLLELILVGGEGSTQNEIRQLLYENSYRWTFDPLNGVLASSISSGDIHLLKNDSLKVMLFSWEDRVLDAREEQDRANADYNGINSYLNDHVMVADVLMHDPSGYGVRESPFQSNYWQIFKDRTYENLISNRVTYTADVLTELEPLREMNMQVLQLLEEERGDL encoded by the coding sequence ATGGAACAGAATAAGGCACGTACATACCTGCTCTACGCGATCGGAGAGATCCTTCTCGTCGTGATCGGAATATTAATTGCGATTCAAATCAATACCGCCTTTGATAACCGGGCGAAAGCTGAAAAGCATCAGCGTCTGGTCAACGATCTTTATTCGGAATATGCCGAAAACCTGGATCAACTGAATACAGTAATATATTATCATCAGTTGGTCTATGATTCGGGATTAAGACTCCTTGAGCTGATATTAGTGGGCGGTGAAGGATCCACCCAAAACGAAATAAGACAGCTGCTTTATGAGAACAGCTACCGTTGGACATTTGACCCGCTGAATGGCGTTCTGGCAAGCAGTATCTCCTCCGGGGATATTCACCTCTTGAAAAACGATTCCTTAAAAGTCATGCTCTTTTCGTGGGAAGACCGGGTTTTGGATGCCCGGGAAGAACAAGATCGTGCAAATGCGGACTATAACGGGATAAATAGTTATCTGAATGATCATGTCATGGTCGCTGATGTGTTGATGCACGATCCATCCGGATATGGGGTTCGCGAAAGTCCTTTCCAGTCTAATTATTGGCAAATTTTTAAAGATCGTACCTATGAAAACCTTATTTCAAACAGGGTAACCTATACAGCAGATGTTTTAACCGAACTGGAGCCTCTGAGAGAGATGAATATGCAGGTATTACAACTTCTGGAAGAGGAGCGTGGTGATTTGTGA
- a CDS encoding DUF6090 family protein, with protein sequence MEQNKIRTYLLYALGEIILVVLGIIIAIQVSNWNEDRILKESATYHLSLLSQDLNEDKELLTNLIGIFEQNEISIQRLLNTLKRLEPVRRVLHEDMIRLQLEYNFKPRNSALSVLVNTGEIGALDIESQNLISKYYRSVDAIEERDMITNAYIQTKLEPHIFDEYNYLYGIGNSFPMLQEIYQDDTRDPVNMDAEQFLSDKKLEALLVARMYQNRTLLELYNTSLGHLHELQNHIED encoded by the coding sequence ATGGAACAGAATAAAATTCGCACCTACCTTTTATATGCTCTGGGAGAAATTATCCTTGTTGTACTGGGTATTATCATTGCCATCCAAGTCAGTAACTGGAACGAAGACCGGATACTGAAAGAGTCTGCTACATACCATTTGAGCTTGTTGTCGCAGGATCTGAATGAAGACAAAGAACTACTCACTAATTTGATCGGAATTTTTGAACAAAATGAAATCAGTATCCAGCGGTTGCTCAACACATTGAAAAGACTGGAGCCGGTTCGGCGGGTACTGCATGAAGATATGATTCGGCTGCAGCTTGAATATAACTTCAAACCCAGAAACAGCGCATTAAGCGTGTTGGTAAACACCGGAGAGATCGGGGCTTTAGATATTGAATCACAGAATTTGATTTCAAAATATTACCGATCCGTGGATGCCATTGAGGAAAGAGACATGATTACTAACGCATATATACAGACAAAGCTGGAGCCACATATATTTGATGAGTACAACTATTTATACGGAATCGGAAATAGCTTTCCAATGCTGCAGGAGATCTACCAGGATGACACCAGAGATCCGGTAAATATGGATGCTGAGCAGTTTCTTTCAGATAAAAAACTGGAAGCATTATTAGTGGCAAGGATGTATCAAAATCGAACTTTACTTGAACTCTACAATACATCACTTGGTCACCTGCATGAATTACAGAATCATATTGAAGACTAA
- a CDS encoding DUF6090 family protein — MITLFRKIRQKLIDDGNVRRYLIYAIGEILLVVIGILIALQINNWNEDRKLRSQELEMLHSLKASLENDADDREDSRERNEVARNSMETIINHMEADLPYVDSLKYHFQNIISDWGLQFDYSAYEALKANNINLISNDSLRNSIVDYYSYAEGYGTSLPNRYTNILEEASRNIFIKHFDQMWSSRIVDGIYVQGEMVPIDYEALKEDQEYNYFLKTLRNQNYWLSYRPLNAAEQRSNDILPLLDSEIARLSGN, encoded by the coding sequence ATGATCACCCTCTTCAGAAAAATCCGGCAAAAACTGATCGACGACGGAAATGTCCGCCGTTATTTAATTTATGCTATCGGTGAGATTCTACTGGTCGTAATCGGTATCCTGATCGCCCTTCAGATCAACAACTGGAACGAAGACCGTAAACTGAGAAGTCAGGAGCTGGAAATGCTCCATAGCCTGAAGGCCAGTCTGGAAAACGATGCTGATGACCGGGAAGATAGCAGAGAAAGAAATGAGGTTGCCCGGAATTCCATGGAAACGATCATTAATCACATGGAGGCAGATCTTCCCTATGTGGATTCATTGAAATATCACTTCCAAAATATCATTTCTGACTGGGGTCTGCAGTTTGACTATTCAGCCTATGAAGCTCTGAAGGCAAACAATATCAACCTGATCAGTAATGACTCACTCCGGAACAGTATTGTAGATTATTACAGCTACGCAGAAGGGTATGGAACGAGTTTACCAAACAGGTATACAAATATTTTAGAAGAAGCTTCCAGGAATATTTTCATTAAACATTTCGACCAAATGTGGTCTTCCCGAATAGTTGATGGAATATATGTTCAGGGTGAAATGGTGCCCATCGATTATGAAGCTTTAAAAGAGGACCAGGAATACAATTATTTTTTGAAAACCCTTAGAAATCAGAATTACTGGCTGAGCTACCGGCCCTTAAATGCAGCCGAACAGAGGTCAAATGATATCTTGCCGCTGCTGGACAGTGAAATTGCAAGATTGTCCGGTAACTAA
- a CDS encoding CehA/McbA family metallohydrolase: MLSFFHSIHKPVLKPTLFHKALACIVTAVLMGLLAVPDAHAQWTHHYPKLDDFGHHVYLEQHELPVLSYGITDPAPAPDGQTLAFSSKGWIWLMDLEKGEATRLTDGSGVDGRPRWSADGALLTFVRDHGDDTSIVILELDSGDEQIINTPAIELDPEFSTDGQYLFYTSGQNGSLELYRRHLEAGTDELLTELSQVVRNTRRLADGSGILYLHGSGAHRVLRERNFVAGYDRIAHSETLTYHLSADTYPTERLIVYSAPIDNDYHLWTMDLDDPRVTHRLTDGHPYAMTPSFSADGGEIYYTELDENRQFQLMRIPTYGGTPESVTVTSWDYGVPTGTLLLSVENSDGDPITARVSITRDNGHPVSFSEDATYVDPQTGRTYFYVDGSSEFMLPPGRYTVLAARGHMTPVVEIQVLVEPGENAETNLALSEIWDAAAEGYVSADHHIHLNGDGHHRASHENALRLMAGESLDQLAPMSWNRWERRIDRGILGLETTQDGHTVHQGQEVRSHFHGHIGLLNVETPFAPWFFGPYNPTLGDPDLTNGDVFEFADEHGSFATYVHPIGSDQDPFTHLHEGPIPLELISDGVLEERMGLELVCAWTSPIGNAHVWYRLLNIGRPVAAMSGTDGWVDFHRTPAVGTGRNYVRTENSDTSTDAVIEAAAAGKGFLTTGPALILELGDGARPGDVTSSGSQTWQVTLASTTQIDSLQIVVNGSVVERLGGVDAGETRTYTGSIDLPDGGWMAARAYAGEQRGDSWPTMHARPFAHTSPVWIGEVGSTDPQARSDAARDLIRAINAAEMIAREAYGEVETPRMQARFDEARALLREMID; the protein is encoded by the coding sequence ATGCTCTCATTTTTTCACTCCATTCATAAACCGGTCTTAAAACCAACCTTATTTCATAAAGCCCTTGCCTGCATCGTCACTGCAGTACTAATGGGACTTTTGGCGGTACCCGATGCACATGCCCAGTGGACCCATCACTATCCGAAACTGGACGATTTCGGTCACCACGTCTATCTGGAGCAGCATGAACTTCCGGTATTGTCATACGGCATTACGGACCCTGCGCCGGCTCCCGATGGACAAACACTGGCATTTTCCTCCAAAGGGTGGATCTGGCTGATGGATCTCGAAAAGGGTGAAGCAACACGTTTGACTGACGGATCCGGCGTGGATGGCAGGCCCAGATGGTCGGCAGACGGGGCTCTTCTTACATTTGTCCGCGACCACGGGGATGACACGTCGATTGTGATTCTGGAACTCGACAGCGGAGATGAGCAGATCATCAACACGCCGGCGATTGAGCTGGACCCGGAATTCTCTACTGACGGACAATATCTGTTTTATACTTCAGGCCAAAACGGTAGCCTTGAGTTGTATAGGCGTCATCTGGAAGCCGGCACTGACGAACTGTTGACTGAACTGAGCCAAGTCGTACGGAACACCCGTCGATTGGCTGACGGTTCAGGTATTCTCTACCTGCACGGCAGCGGCGCTCATCGCGTTTTAAGGGAACGCAATTTTGTAGCCGGCTATGACCGGATTGCCCATTCAGAAACACTCACCTATCACCTGTCTGCCGATACATACCCAACCGAACGGCTGATCGTTTACAGCGCACCGATTGACAATGACTACCACCTCTGGACGATGGACCTGGACGATCCGAGAGTAACCCATCGATTGACAGATGGACATCCATACGCGATGACACCCTCTTTCAGTGCCGACGGCGGTGAGATCTACTACACCGAACTGGATGAAAACCGACAGTTCCAATTGATGCGAATCCCAACATACGGCGGCACACCGGAGTCTGTAACAGTAACAAGCTGGGATTATGGCGTGCCCACTGGTACTCTTTTACTATCTGTGGAGAATTCTGATGGCGATCCTATTACAGCCCGGGTCTCCATAACACGCGATAACGGGCATCCTGTTTCATTTTCCGAAGACGCAACCTATGTGGATCCACAGACCGGGCGAACCTACTTTTATGTGGATGGAAGCTCAGAGTTTATGTTACCGCCCGGACGATACACGGTGCTGGCAGCGCGCGGCCACATGACTCCGGTCGTTGAAATTCAGGTTCTGGTTGAACCGGGCGAAAACGCTGAGACTAACCTGGCTCTATCAGAAATCTGGGATGCGGCAGCTGAAGGGTATGTGTCGGCCGACCACCATATTCATCTCAATGGTGACGGTCACCACCGTGCAAGTCACGAAAATGCGCTGCGCCTGATGGCGGGTGAGTCGCTGGATCAGCTGGCACCGATGTCGTGGAACCGCTGGGAACGCCGTATCGACCGGGGCATTCTGGGGCTCGAAACTACTCAGGACGGCCATACCGTGCACCAGGGACAGGAAGTGCGCTCCCATTTTCACGGACATATCGGATTACTCAATGTTGAAACTCCGTTTGCACCGTGGTTCTTTGGTCCGTATAACCCGACTCTGGGCGATCCGGATCTGACCAACGGAGATGTGTTTGAGTTTGCGGATGAGCACGGATCGTTTGCCACCTATGTACACCCGATCGGTTCGGATCAGGACCCATTTACCCATCTTCACGAAGGGCCGATCCCGCTTGAGCTCATTTCAGACGGAGTATTGGAAGAGCGGATGGGGCTGGAGCTTGTTTGCGCCTGGACCAGTCCGATAGGCAACGCCCACGTCTGGTATCGCCTGCTCAATATCGGCCGCCCGGTTGCCGCCATGTCGGGCACGGACGGCTGGGTGGATTTCCACAGAACACCGGCCGTTGGAACCGGTCGGAACTATGTACGGACAGAAAATTCAGATACTTCAACGGATGCGGTGATCGAAGCCGCAGCGGCCGGAAAAGGATTTCTGACCACAGGTCCGGCACTGATCCTGGAATTGGGCGACGGCGCCCGTCCCGGTGACGTCACCTCTTCCGGCAGCCAAACCTGGCAGGTAACCCTGGCCAGCACTACCCAAATCGATTCACTCCAGATTGTCGTCAATGGCAGCGTTGTGGAGCGTCTGGGTGGAGTAGATGCCGGAGAGACGCGAACCTATACCGGCAGCATCGATCTTCCCGATGGCGGCTGGATGGCAGCAAGGGCTTATGCCGGTGAACAGCGAGGAGATTCCTGGCCGACCATGCATGCACGACCATTTGCGCATACATCGCCTGTCTGGATTGGTGAGGTCGGTTCAACAGATCCTCAAGCGCGTTCAGATGCCGCCCGGGACCTGATACGCGCGATCAATGCAGCGGAGATGATAGCCCGCGAAGCATATGGAGAGGTTGAGACACCCCGGATGCAGGCCCGATTTGATGAAGCACGGGCGTTGCTCAGGGAGATGATTGACTGA
- a CDS encoding DUF6090 family protein, which produces MEQNKVRTYLLYAIGEILLVVIGILIALQVNNWNENRIALNQEQQTVAALHSEFSDNLKELKFDIARLDTTIHNMEVLMDLTLLDEIPDETNIDSLISLSLTNPTWNPSSYVLNDLKNSGSISRLSNSELQSKLFAWERHFENLNELVDIFKISTYEMIRFLRDESSLRDIDSYAGIGNIQPSKIGFNNKELLENLRFENYVDDKLITAYQLRNEYLESITIIEDLLTTIRI; this is translated from the coding sequence ATGGAACAGAACAAAGTCCGCACCTATCTCCTCTACGCAATCGGCGAGATACTTTTGGTTGTTATCGGGATTCTTATTGCACTGCAGGTGAATAATTGGAATGAGAACAGAATCGCTCTCAATCAGGAGCAGCAAACAGTGGCTGCCCTTCACAGCGAGTTTTCGGATAACCTGAAGGAGCTGAAATTCGATATTGCCCGGCTGGATACGACCATTCATAATATGGAGGTATTAATGGACCTGACGCTGCTTGATGAGATTCCTGATGAGACAAACATTGACAGCCTGATCTCGCTTTCCCTTACAAACCCGACATGGAATCCCAGTTCCTACGTTCTCAACGATCTTAAAAACTCGGGAAGCATTTCGCGTCTGTCCAACTCGGAGCTTCAATCAAAGCTATTTGCCTGGGAACGTCATTTTGAAAATTTGAATGAGCTGGTTGACATCTTTAAAATCAGTACGTACGAGATGATCCGCTTTCTTCGGGATGAATCTTCCCTGAGAGATATTGACTCATATGCAGGTATTGGCAACATACAGCCCTCAAAAATTGGCTTTAATAACAAAGAGTTGTTAGAGAATCTAAGGTTTGAGAACTATGTAGACGACAAGCTGATCACGGCATATCAGCTCAGAAATGAATATCTGGAATCCATCACCATTATAGAAGATCTGTTAACAACGATAAGGATATAA
- a CDS encoding DUF6090 family protein, with the protein MEQNKVRTYLLYAIGEILLVVIGILIALQVNNWNEERKEEAIAMEVRSSIVKDLHSDIASIDTFITRIKREIEIYDSLQLQLIDPEVTEDEVIRLIKDEFSPFHLNFEGFNDNSYRTALSSGNINFLSEAQRTILYQLATKQSDILRTNQNYEQLYLDAISEFNKSYPLQIPFATFKSGPVFDRKWIDPDFDDLTSKFNNVGTGKRNYYRITLQDMNEVNELNRQTVAMLEDKP; encoded by the coding sequence ATGGAACAGAACAAAGTCCGCACCTATCTCCTCTACGCCATCGGCGAGATTCTACTGGTTGTAATTGGGATATTGATCGCCCTGCAGGTGAATAATTGGAATGAAGAGAGGAAAGAAGAAGCGATTGCGATGGAAGTCAGATCTTCTATTGTCAAGGATCTGCATAGTGACATTGCATCGATTGATACATTTATAACTCGAATTAAAAGAGAAATTGAAATATATGACTCCCTTCAGCTTCAATTGATCGACCCGGAGGTCACGGAAGATGAAGTCATAAGGCTCATCAAAGACGAGTTTTCGCCATTTCATCTAAACTTTGAAGGGTTCAACGACAACAGTTACAGGACAGCTCTTTCGAGCGGCAATATCAATTTCCTTTCAGAAGCACAGCGAACCATTCTATACCAACTAGCCACAAAGCAATCCGACATTCTAAGAACCAATCAGAACTATGAGCAGCTCTATCTGGATGCAATCTCTGAATTCAATAAAAGCTATCCGCTGCAGATACCCTTTGCAACATTCAAATCGGGTCCCGTTTTTGATCGCAAATGGATAGATCCGGACTTTGACGATTTAACGTCAAAGTTCAATAACGTCGGTACAGGTAAAAGGAATTATTACCGAATCACTCTTCAGGACATGAATGAGGTGAATGAACTAAACCGGCAAACGGTGGCTATGTTGGAGGATAAACCTTAA